In the Persephonella hydrogeniphila genome, one interval contains:
- the rsmH gene encoding 16S rRNA (cytosine(1402)-N(4))-methyltransferase RsmH, with amino-acid sequence MSEIEHYPVLHREVLQFFKQIKKGYIVDATVGGGGHSYLILKNLPEVKIVGIDKDEYALEKAEEKLKTFKGRYILVKSSFKDIDRILEDLRIKDITGFLFDLGVSTFHLKTERGFSFQRDEFLDMRMDKSQHLTAYKVVNKYPKDLLEKIIFEYGEEKFARRIVKNIIEERKKKPIETTKQLADIVYRSYPPALRRGRIHPATKTFQAIRIEVNNELSEIKEGVSKAIDILNKGGIIQVISFHSLEDRIVKNIFREAKKLKKLDILTKKPITPGKEEIKENPPSRSAKLRAGKKV; translated from the coding sequence TTGAGTGAGATAGAACATTATCCAGTTTTACACAGAGAAGTACTCCAATTTTTTAAACAGATAAAGAAAGGATATATAGTAGATGCGACAGTAGGGGGAGGTGGTCATTCTTATCTAATTCTGAAAAATTTGCCTGAGGTAAAAATAGTAGGAATAGACAAAGATGAGTACGCCCTTGAAAAAGCAGAGGAAAAACTAAAAACTTTTAAAGGACGATATATACTTGTTAAATCCTCTTTTAAGGATATAGACAGGATATTAGAGGATCTGAGGATAAAAGATATAACTGGTTTTCTTTTTGATCTTGGAGTATCTACATTCCATCTAAAAACAGAAAGGGGTTTTTCCTTTCAGAGAGATGAGTTCTTAGATATGAGGATGGATAAAAGCCAGCATTTAACAGCATACAAAGTTGTAAACAAATACCCTAAAGATCTCCTTGAAAAAATTATTTTTGAGTATGGAGAGGAAAAATTCGCCAGAAGAATAGTAAAGAATATTATCGAAGAGAGGAAGAAAAAACCGATAGAAACAACAAAACAGCTTGCAGATATAGTGTACAGATCATATCCACCAGCCTTAAGAAGAGGGAGAATTCATCCTGCTACAAAAACGTTTCAGGCAATAAGAATAGAGGTAAACAACGAGCTTTCAGAGATAAAGGAAGGAGTCTCAAAGGCCATAGATATACTGAATAAAGGGGGAATTATACAGGTTATATCTTTCCACTCCCTTGAAGACAGAATAGTAAAAAATATATTCAGAGAGGCAAAAAAATTAAAGAAACTTGATATACTGACGAAAAAACCTATTACACCGGGAAAGGAGGAAATAAAGGAAAATCCACCTTCCCGGAGTGCAAAACTAAGAGCAGGTAAAAAGGTATGA
- a CDS encoding MBL fold metallo-hydrolase has translation MVPEERKIFDNGSHQNILLEDYGHGEMVQANVHFIVDNGQGMILDPGGHKVFKHLLSEVGALIGIDNLKYIFLSHQDPDIVAAINGWLMTTKAIALSSVLWTRFIPHFGVDRLVVNRIKGIQDEGTIVRLGNTDLYILPAHFMHAPGNLQVYDPVSKTLYSGDLGASLGQDYIYVENFEEHIKYMEGFHRRYIPTSKILKAWVKMARQLDVEVIAPQHGAIIKGKENVNKFFDWLETLECGIDIMEDIYRIPTQRFEG, from the coding sequence ATGGTACCAGAAGAAAGAAAAATATTTGACAACGGTTCCCATCAGAATATTCTTCTTGAAGACTACGGACACGGAGAGATGGTACAGGCAAATGTTCACTTTATTGTAGATAACGGTCAGGGAATGATTTTGGATCCGGGTGGACACAAGGTATTTAAACATCTTCTTTCTGAAGTAGGAGCTCTCATTGGAATAGATAATCTAAAATATATATTTCTGTCCCATCAAGATCCTGATATAGTTGCTGCCATCAACGGATGGCTTATGACAACAAAAGCCATAGCATTATCTTCTGTATTGTGGACAAGATTTATACCACATTTTGGTGTTGATAGACTTGTTGTAAACAGAATAAAAGGCATACAGGATGAGGGAACAATTGTAAGACTTGGAAATACTGATTTGTATATACTTCCTGCACATTTTATGCATGCTCCGGGAAATCTCCAGGTTTATGATCCTGTATCAAAGACCCTTTATTCAGGAGATTTAGGTGCATCCCTTGGACAGGACTATATATACGTCGAAAACTTTGAAGAACACATAAAGTATATGGAAGGCTTTCATAGAAGATACATCCCAACATCGAAAATCCTGAAAGCATGGGTAAAGATGGCAAGACAGCTAGATGTAGAGGTTATAGCTCCACAACATGGAGCAATAATAAAAGGAAAAGAAAATGTGAATAAATTCTTTGACTGGCTTGAAACTCTGGAGTGCGGAATAGACATTATGGAAGATATTTATAGGATACCTACCCAGAGATTTGAAGGTTGA